The following are encoded together in the Flavihumibacter fluvii genome:
- a CDS encoding MFS transporter: protein MDPKTKAPVSVFHLSVIVAALGFYVDVYDLLLFGIIRKPSLASLGLNDAEVLSKGELILSIQMLGLLVGGIVWGVLGDKKGRLSVLFGSILLYSVANILNGMVNTVPQYMWLRFIAGVGLAGELGAGITLVNELLPKEKRGIASAMVAGFGVFGAVTAFFMKEQFDWRTCYYIGGVMGLVLLVLRISVSESGLYKQVQKTSVVRGNFLMFFNNRDRFGRYMRCILIGIPVWFTVGVLITFSDQFGKAMGIEGIDPGKAILYQYMAIAFGDMTVGLLSNWLKSRKKALYIFYGILAFFMVMYFTQDGGSPERFYWICAGLGYGTGLSVVYITMSAEQFGTNLRATAAITIPNMVRAAVPLSLLLFRWLRSVTGDYITGGWITALIVMIIAVLAALKTRETFGKDLDFVEK, encoded by the coding sequence ATGGACCCAAAAACAAAAGCTCCCGTCTCGGTATTTCATTTATCGGTTATTGTTGCCGCGCTTGGATTTTATGTGGACGTATATGACCTCCTGTTATTCGGGATCATACGCAAGCCCAGCCTTGCTTCACTGGGATTGAACGATGCCGAGGTGCTGAGCAAAGGAGAACTGATACTGAGTATACAAATGCTGGGATTATTGGTTGGGGGAATTGTATGGGGCGTACTTGGCGATAAAAAAGGGCGGCTGTCGGTTTTATTCGGATCCATCCTTTTGTACTCGGTAGCAAACATTTTAAATGGCATGGTGAACACGGTGCCACAATATATGTGGCTGCGATTTATCGCCGGTGTCGGACTGGCAGGTGAACTGGGTGCCGGCATAACCCTGGTGAATGAATTGCTGCCCAAAGAAAAGCGGGGCATCGCATCGGCAATGGTGGCGGGCTTTGGTGTATTTGGTGCAGTGACCGCCTTCTTCATGAAAGAACAGTTCGACTGGCGTACCTGTTACTATATTGGCGGCGTGATGGGACTGGTCTTGCTGGTCTTACGGATTTCTGTCAGCGAAAGTGGCCTTTATAAGCAAGTGCAGAAAACTTCTGTGGTCCGCGGTAACTTTTTGATGTTCTTTAATAACCGCGACCGCTTCGGACGGTATATGCGGTGCATCCTGATCGGCATCCCGGTGTGGTTTACGGTGGGAGTGCTGATCACTTTTTCTGACCAGTTTGGTAAGGCGATGGGTATTGAAGGAATCGACCCGGGGAAAGCGATCCTTTACCAATATATGGCCATCGCATTTGGGGATATGACGGTCGGCTTGCTCAGCAACTGGTTAAAGAGCCGCAAAAAAGCCCTTTATATTTTTTATGGCATCCTTGCGTTTTTTATGGTGATGTACTTTACGCAGGATGGCGGCAGTCCTGAGCGATTTTACTGGATCTGCGCCGGGCTCGGTTATGGCACCGGTTTATCCGTGGTATATATTACGATGAGTGCCGAACAGTTCGGTACGAATCTGCGGGCAACAGCCGCCATCACCATTCCCAATATGGTACGTGCCGCGGTGCCCCTGAGCCTTTTGCTGTTCAGGTGGTTGCGCTCGGTTACGGGCGACTATATCACGGGGGGATGGATCACTGCACTGATCGTCATGATCATTGCCGTACTCGCTGCCCTGAAAACCCGGGAAACTTTTGGAAAAGACCTTGACTTCGTAGAAAAGTAA
- a CDS encoding (2Fe-2S)-binding protein translates to MASITLNINNANHKIDVDPQMPLLWAIRDFVGLKGTKYGCGIAQCGACTVLLDGNPIRSCSFPVSGATGKKISTIEGLSENIDHPVQQAWIELQVPQCGYCQSGQILAATALLKKTPQPTDDQIDAAMQGNLCRCGTYPRIKSAIHRAAEILKTQKA, encoded by the coding sequence ATGGCTTCCATTACGCTCAACATTAACAATGCCAATCATAAGATTGATGTAGATCCGCAAATGCCACTCCTCTGGGCGATCCGTGATTTCGTCGGACTTAAAGGCACCAAGTACGGTTGTGGCATTGCCCAGTGCGGGGCTTGTACGGTATTGCTGGATGGCAACCCCATCCGCTCCTGCAGTTTCCCGGTTTCTGGAGCCACAGGTAAAAAAATTTCCACGATTGAAGGACTTTCTGAAAATATCGATCATCCTGTTCAGCAAGCCTGGATTGAATTACAGGTTCCGCAATGCGGTTATTGCCAAAGTGGTCAGATCCTGGCTGCTACGGCTTTATTGAAAAAAACACCCCAGCCTACAGATGACCAGATCGATGCGGCTATGCAAGGAAACCTTTGCCGCTGCGGTACCTATCCGCGGATTAAAAGCGCCATTCACCGCGCGGCAGAAATTCTCAAAACACAAAAAGCCTAA